The following proteins are encoded in a genomic region of Montipora foliosa isolate CH-2021 chromosome 10, ASM3666993v2, whole genome shotgun sequence:
- the LOC137973140 gene encoding melatonin receptor type 1B-B-like has product MAHSVLPDFHWSAAAVAILAPVVALIILFGIIGNILVIIVLWQQKRRSHRKSGSFFLISLAAADILASANLIFMLATIINKGEWIFGEPLCKLNGFLTVLLGATSLLTLCAISVNRYFKIVEGGKYDRIFSYSNTLRILAVTWFIPFVLSLAPIIGWSAHEYQVGKCVCHFLFSRNISYTLTFATLVVAIPFSIILFCYFKIYKIIKAHGTMIGNLRRDQPSVNVEDIKIATTLFTVIVVFIICYIPASVINILDMANLGFRIPHWLDMFSFVLVVSNHANNPVIYNALNRSFRQSFREVLHIGPPGQPRPASRLHSGSCSKSTIPRCLQSKGEKGEKNPNNPCYQHSTSSTEKYTPEVVEVTENLDFDQETIVPKGCLSDQSSYC; this is encoded by the coding sequence ATGGCGCACTCGGTTTTACCCGACTTTCACTGGTCTGCAGCAGCTGTCGCCATATTGGCCCCTGTAGTTGCATTGATTATTCTGTTTGGAATCATTGGAAATATTCTTGTTATAATTGTGTTGTGGCAACAAAAGCGTCGCTCGCATCGCAAGAGTGGAAGTTTCTTTCTCATCAGTTTGGCAGCGGCCGACATTCTCGCTTCTGCGAACCTCATATTTATGTTAGCAACCATCATTAACAAAGGAGAGTGGATCTTTGGGGAGCCTTTGTGCAAACTGAACGGTTTTCTGACTGTGCTTCTGGGCGCTACCTCGCTGCTTACGCTCTGTGCAATCAGTGTAAACCGGTATTTTAAGATTGTGGAAGGAGGGAAATACGATCGAATCTTCTCCTACAGCAATACCCTTCGGATTCTTGCGGTCACGTGGTTCATCCCCTTCGTCCTGTCGCTCGCACCAATCATCGGGTGGTCGGCGCACGAGTATCAAGTCGGAAAATGCGTCTGTCATTTCCTGTTCAGTCGAAATATCTCTTACACGCTGACCTTTGCTACTTTGGTAGTGGCTATTCCTTTCAGCATTATCCTTTTTTGCTATTTCAAGATTTACAAGATTATCAAAGCTCATGGCACCATGATCGGAAACCTTCGGCGGGACCAACCTTCGGTCAATGTGGAAGACATCAAAATTGCTACAACTCTGTTCACAGTTATTGTTGTGTTTATCATTTGCTACATTCCTGCGAGTGTGATAAACATTCTGGACATGGCGAATTTGGGATTCAGGATTCCTCATTGGCTGGACATGTTCTCCTTCGTGTTAGTTGTCTCCAATCATGCCAATAACCCGGTGATTTACAACGCCCTCAACCGATCTTTCAGGCAGTCATTTCGTGAGGTCTTACATATAGGGCCACCAGGACAGCCCCGCCCCGCGAGCAGGTTGCACAGCGGTAGCTGTTCAAAAAGCACAATTCCGCGATGCCTGCAGTCAAAAGGTgaaaaaggagagaaaaatCCCAACAACCCTTGCTACCAGCACTCGACCTCATCCACCGAAAAGTATACTCCAGAAGTTGTTGAAGTTACTGAGAATTTGGACTTTGATCAAGAGACTATTGTGCCGAAAGGGTGTCTTAGCGACCAATCTTCATATTGCTAA